A window from Enterocloster bolteae encodes these proteins:
- the dnaX gene encoding DNA polymerase III subunit gamma/tau has translation MSYTALYRKWRPVSFEDVKGQDPIVQTLKNQITSERIGHAYLFCGTRGTGKTSIAKIFARAVNCEHPVDGSPCNECPTCRSIQSGSSMNVVEIDAASNNGVENIRDIREQVQYPPTEGRYRVYIIDEVHMLSIGAFNALLKTLEEPPSYVIFILATTEVHKIPITILSRCQRYDFKRISLETIANRLRELTQAEQIQVEDKALLYVAKAADGSLRDALSLLDQCVAFHYGKVLTYDNALEVLGAVDSGVFSQMFGAIVEGRTKDCICSLEEIVIQGRELGQFVTDFIWYMRNLLLIQSADDAEGLVDMSEENLKQLRSDAGKTDGTTLMRYIRIFSELSNQLRYASQKRVLVEVALIKLTRPSMEPNLDAILQRLGDLEAQMEDLEAGRMAIPMAAVYQEAGSAPAGQAPRTGAGPGADGGTVPQAAAPYAPGLQADPGAAPEKVALPQAQLEDLKLVRNEWAKIVRSMGGGARSYLRDTVVEPGGEGCLTIVFMDPMNYDMGKRPTVIGELERYVEANFGRSIYFKTRLAGRGERLNTIYVTQEELEEKIHMDITYEDE, from the coding sequence ATGTCATATACGGCGTTATACCGCAAATGGCGTCCGGTTTCCTTTGAGGATGTAAAAGGCCAGGACCCGATTGTGCAGACACTGAAAAACCAAATAACGTCGGAGCGAATCGGCCATGCTTACCTGTTCTGCGGTACCAGGGGAACAGGTAAGACCAGTATAGCCAAGATATTTGCCAGGGCAGTGAACTGCGAACATCCGGTGGACGGGAGTCCCTGCAATGAGTGTCCCACCTGCAGGTCCATTCAGTCGGGTTCCTCCATGAACGTGGTGGAAATAGATGCCGCGTCCAACAACGGTGTGGAGAACATACGTGATATAAGGGAACAGGTGCAGTATCCTCCCACAGAGGGACGCTACAGGGTCTATATTATTGACGAGGTCCATATGCTTTCCATAGGCGCCTTTAACGCTCTGTTAAAAACACTGGAGGAACCTCCCTCCTATGTGATTTTCATACTGGCCACCACCGAAGTGCATAAGATTCCCATTACGATTCTGTCCCGCTGCCAGCGCTATGATTTTAAACGCATATCCTTAGAGACCATAGCAAACCGCCTGAGGGAGCTGACTCAGGCAGAGCAGATACAGGTGGAGGACAAGGCGCTTCTCTATGTGGCAAAGGCGGCCGACGGTTCCCTCAGGGATGCCTTAAGCCTTTTGGACCAGTGTGTGGCTTTTCATTACGGGAAGGTGCTGACCTATGACAATGCCCTGGAGGTGTTGGGGGCAGTGGATTCCGGTGTGTTCAGCCAGATGTTCGGCGCTATTGTGGAGGGCAGGACAAAAGACTGCATATGCAGCCTGGAGGAGATTGTGATTCAGGGCCGTGAATTGGGCCAGTTTGTCACCGATTTTATATGGTATATGAGAAACCTTCTTTTAATCCAGAGCGCGGACGACGCAGAGGGTCTGGTGGATATGTCGGAGGAGAATTTAAAGCAGCTGAGAAGCGATGCGGGCAAGACAGACGGAACCACGCTGATGCGGTATATCCGTATCTTTTCCGAATTGTCCAACCAGCTGCGCTATGCCAGCCAGAAGCGGGTGCTGGTGGAAGTGGCGCTTATCAAGCTGACGCGTCCTTCCATGGAGCCAAACCTGGATGCCATCCTGCAGCGGTTGGGAGATCTGGAAGCCCAGATGGAGGATTTGGAGGCAGGGCGCATGGCCATCCCCATGGCAGCTGTTTATCAGGAGGCAGGCAGCGCGCCTGCCGGACAGGCGCCCCGGACCGGAGCCGGACCGGGGGCGGATGGGGGAACAGTACCCCAGGCAGCTGCGCCGTATGCTCCGGGACTTCAGGCAGATCCCGGGGCTGCACCCGAAAAGGTGGCTCTTCCCCAGGCCCAGCTGGAAGACCTGAAGCTGGTGAGAAACGAATGGGCCAAGATAGTCCGCAGCATGGGAGGCGGCGCCAGGTCGTATCTGCGGGACACTGTGGTGGAGCCTGGGGGAGAAGGCTGCCTGACCATCGTGTTTATGGATCCCATGAACTACGATATGGGTAAGCGGCCCACTGTGATAGGGGAACTGGAGCGCTATGTGGAAGCTAATTTCGGCAGGTCCATTTACTTTAAGACAAGGTTGGCCGGCCGTGGGGAGCGCCTTAATACGATTTATGTGACCCAGGAAGAATTGGAAGAAAAGATTCATATGGATATTACATATGAAGATGAATAA
- a CDS encoding 6-phosphofructokinase, producing MRRIGMLTSGGDCQALNATMRGVAKSLYNMFDDVEIIGFEDGYKGLMYADYQIMKSSDFSGILTQGGTILGTSRQPFKLMRTPDENGLDKVEAMKHTYKKLKLSCLVVLGGNGSQKTANMLSEEGLNVVSLPKTIDNDLWGTDMTFGFQSAVDVATNAIDCIHTTAASHGRVFIVEVMGHKVGWLTLYAGLAGGADIILLPEIPYDINIVCDALTKRSKAGKRFSILAVAEGAISREDAKMSKKELKEKKKSGVVYPSVAYEIGAKIQEVIGSEVRVTVPGHMQRGGEPCSYDRVLATRLGAAAARLIAQEQYGYMVAVKNNDITQVPLSEVAGRLKTVDPECSMIKEAKMVGISFGDE from the coding sequence ATGAGAAGGATTGGGATGCTGACCAGCGGCGGAGACTGCCAGGCACTGAATGCCACTATGAGAGGTGTGGCAAAGTCCTTATATAACATGTTTGATGACGTGGAAATAATTGGATTTGAAGACGGATATAAAGGACTTATGTATGCAGACTATCAGATCATGAAATCATCAGATTTCTCAGGGATTCTCACCCAGGGCGGTACCATTCTCGGAACTTCTCGCCAGCCTTTCAAGCTCATGCGCACTCCTGATGAGAATGGACTGGATAAGGTGGAGGCCATGAAGCACACCTACAAAAAGCTGAAGCTCAGCTGCCTTGTCGTGCTGGGCGGGAACGGCAGCCAGAAAACAGCCAACATGCTAAGCGAAGAGGGACTTAACGTGGTATCCCTTCCCAAGACCATTGACAATGACCTGTGGGGAACGGATATGACATTTGGGTTCCAGAGCGCGGTGGATGTTGCCACCAATGCCATTGACTGTATCCATACCACGGCTGCGTCCCACGGGCGGGTGTTCATCGTGGAGGTCATGGGACATAAGGTGGGCTGGCTGACCCTGTATGCAGGTCTTGCAGGCGGGGCGGACATTATACTTCTTCCGGAGATACCATATGATATCAATATTGTGTGCGATGCCCTGACCAAGCGGTCCAAGGCAGGCAAGCGATTCTCCATCCTGGCAGTGGCCGAAGGCGCCATTTCCAGGGAAGATGCCAAGATGAGCAAGAAGGAACTGAAGGAAAAGAAGAAAAGCGGAGTGGTATATCCGTCTGTGGCCTATGAAATCGGGGCCAAGATACAGGAAGTCATCGGCAGCGAGGTTAGGGTTACGGTTCCCGGCCATATGCAGCGAGGCGGTGAGCCATGCTCCTATGACCGCGTGCTGGCCACCAGGCTGGGCGCTGCGGCAGCCAGGCTGATTGCCCAGGAGCAGTATGGCTACATGGTGGCGGTGAAAAACAACGACATCACCCAGGTGCCTCTCTCCGAGGTTGCAGGAAGACTTAAGACGGTGGACCCGGAGTGTTCCATGATTAAGGAAGCCAAGATGGTGGGCATCAGCTTTGGCGATGAATAA
- a CDS encoding YbaB/EbfC family nucleoid-associated protein gives MAKRGGFPGGMPGNMNNLMKQAQRMQRQMEETTKELENKEYTAASGGGAVSVTVSGKKEVVSVKLSPDVVDPDDIEMLEDLIVAATNEAFRQMEAESSEAMSKLTGGLGGALGGGFPF, from the coding sequence ATGGCAAAACGTGGCGGATTTCCAGGCGGAATGCCTGGCAACATGAATAATCTTATGAAGCAGGCGCAGCGTATGCAGCGCCAGATGGAGGAGACCACCAAGGAGCTTGAAAATAAAGAATACACGGCTGCTTCCGGCGGCGGTGCGGTCAGTGTGACCGTGTCCGGCAAAAAAGAAGTGGTATCTGTTAAGCTGTCTCCCGACGTGGTGGACCCGGACGATATCGAGATGTTAGAGGACCTGATTGTGGCAGCCACCAATGAGGCATTCCGCCAGATGGAGGCTGAGAGCAGCGAGGCCATGTCCAAGCTGACAGGCGGCTTAGGCGGAGCACTGGGCGGAGGTTTTCCCTTCTAA
- a CDS encoding alpha-galactosidase, with protein MGIIYEEKSRQFHLYNDKISYIMTCLPNGQLGQLYYGKRLRHRESFGHLLEFAHRDMAPCVYEDDTTFSLEHIRQEYPAFGTGDMRYPAYGIRRENGSRVSCFVYKSHTIQGGKPELPGLPAVYVEQDEEAQTLELYLEDPVAGMELVLLYTIYENMPVLTRSARFICRGPEPVCLERAMSLSLDLPDPRYQMVDLTGAWCRERYVDCHGLHRGVQSIHSMRGHSSHQFNPFICLKRPDAGEDSGEVIGISLVYSGNFLAQAEVDTMDTVRVTMGIHPEGFDWPLCSGEEFQTPEAVMVYSGDGLNGMSQAFHQLYRTRLARGYWRDRERPILINNWEATYMDFDEEKILSIADKARELGIELFVLDDGWFGKRDDDTTSLGDWYPNLHKLPDGITGLAGKIRDMGMKFGLWFEPEMVSRDSCLYRAHPDWMLGSTDRPVCTGRHQYVLDFSKDQVVEYIGDRMEEILGDGGVSYVKWDMNRSISDLFSAGRDARYQGTVYHRQILGVYKLYERLTRDFPHVLFESCASGGARFDPGILYYAPQGWVSDDTDGVERVKIQYGTSLVYPVSSMGSHVSAIPNHQTQRNVPLASRAAAAFFGTFGYELDLNLLTEEEQYQVKEQIRFMKEHRKLIQQGRFYRLISPFEGNEAAWIVVSEDENKAIAAYFRFLQPVNTGFKRLVLKGLNPGTMYRVSGMDYTSYGDELMSAGLILSDGASGVRTSPVPQGDYLSRLFLVEAQP; from the coding sequence ATGGGCATTATATACGAAGAAAAATCAAGGCAGTTCCATCTGTACAACGATAAAATCAGTTATATCATGACATGCCTTCCCAACGGTCAGCTGGGGCAGCTCTACTATGGGAAACGGCTGCGGCACAGGGAGAGCTTCGGCCATCTGCTGGAGTTTGCGCACAGGGATATGGCGCCCTGTGTCTATGAGGATGACACCACATTTTCACTGGAGCATATCAGACAGGAATATCCGGCCTTTGGAACCGGGGATATGCGGTATCCGGCTTATGGAATCAGAAGGGAAAATGGAAGCAGGGTCAGCTGTTTTGTATACAAAAGCCACACCATCCAAGGGGGAAAACCGGAATTGCCGGGCCTGCCTGCCGTTTATGTGGAGCAGGATGAGGAGGCACAGACACTGGAGCTATATCTGGAGGATCCTGTGGCAGGTATGGAACTGGTGCTTCTCTATACAATCTATGAAAACATGCCTGTGCTTACCCGCAGCGCCCGGTTTATCTGCCGCGGTCCGGAGCCGGTCTGCCTGGAGCGGGCCATGAGCCTGAGTCTGGACCTGCCGGATCCGCGTTACCAGATGGTTGATTTGACCGGGGCCTGGTGCAGGGAACGCTATGTGGACTGCCATGGACTTCACCGGGGAGTTCAGAGCATACACAGCATGAGGGGACACAGCAGCCACCAGTTCAATCCGTTCATCTGCCTGAAACGGCCTGATGCCGGGGAGGACAGCGGTGAGGTAATAGGCATCAGCCTTGTATACAGCGGTAATTTCCTGGCCCAGGCAGAGGTGGATACCATGGATACGGTCCGGGTGACCATGGGAATCCATCCGGAGGGATTTGACTGGCCCCTTTGTTCGGGGGAGGAATTCCAGACGCCCGAGGCAGTGATGGTATATTCAGGGGACGGCTTAAACGGCATGAGTCAGGCGTTCCACCAGCTCTACAGGACCAGGCTTGCCAGGGGGTATTGGAGGGACAGGGAAAGGCCCATCCTGATTAATAACTGGGAAGCCACATACATGGATTTTGACGAGGAAAAGATTCTCTCCATTGCAGACAAGGCAAGGGAGCTGGGCATAGAGCTGTTCGTGCTGGATGACGGGTGGTTTGGAAAGCGGGACGATGACACCACTTCCCTGGGGGACTGGTATCCCAACCTGCATAAGCTGCCCGATGGGATAACAGGGCTGGCAGGTAAAATCAGGGACATGGGAATGAAATTCGGCCTGTGGTTCGAGCCTGAGATGGTCAGCAGGGACAGCTGTCTTTACCGCGCCCACCCGGATTGGATGTTAGGGAGTACGGACCGGCCGGTGTGTACGGGGAGACACCAGTATGTGCTGGATTTTTCAAAGGACCAGGTGGTGGAATACATAGGGGACAGAATGGAGGAGATACTGGGGGACGGCGGTGTGTCTTATGTGAAGTGGGATATGAACCGTAGTATTTCCGACCTGTTTTCAGCGGGCCGGGATGCGCGGTACCAGGGAACCGTGTACCACAGGCAGATACTGGGAGTCTATAAACTGTATGAGCGGCTCACCAGGGATTTCCCCCATGTTCTGTTTGAATCCTGCGCCAGCGGCGGCGCCAGGTTTGACCCGGGCATCCTGTATTACGCTCCCCAGGGCTGGGTTTCCGATGACACAGACGGGGTGGAGCGCGTGAAAATCCAGTACGGAACCAGCCTGGTATATCCGGTCAGCTCCATGGGAAGCCATGTTTCCGCCATACCCAACCACCAGACCCAGAGGAATGTTCCCCTGGCTTCCAGGGCAGCGGCAGCCTTTTTTGGTACCTTTGGGTATGAACTGGATCTGAACCTGCTTACAGAGGAGGAGCAGTACCAGGTAAAGGAACAGATACGGTTCATGAAGGAACACAGGAAACTGATTCAGCAGGGAAGGTTCTACCGGCTTATAAGTCCCTTTGAGGGAAATGAGGCTGCCTGGATTGTGGTATCGGAAGACGAAAACAAGGCCATTGCAGCTTATTTCCGGTTCCTGCAGCCTGTGAATACCGGTTTTAAGCGGCTGGTGCTAAAGGGACTGAATCCGGGGACCATGTACCGGGTCAGCGGAATGGACTATACCTCGTACGGGGATGAACTAATGAGTGCGGGGCTGATTCTTTCGGATGGGGCCAGCGGCGTACGGACCAGTCCGGTGCCCCAGGGAGATTATCTGTCCCGGTTATTTTTGGTGGAGGCACAGCCTTGA
- the recR gene encoding recombination mediator RecR yields MDYYSSQITKLIEELSKLPGVGAKSAQRLAFHIINMPKEQVEELAGAMTGARNNVRYCKECFTLTDKELCPICSSDRRNHKTIMVVENTRDLAAYEKTGKYDGVYHVLHGAISPMLGIGPGDIKLKELMQRLQSDVEEVIIATNSSLEGETTAMYISKLIKPTGIKVTRIASGVPVGGDLEYIDEVTLLRALEGRTEL; encoded by the coding sequence ATGGATTATTACAGCAGTCAGATTACCAAGTTAATAGAGGAACTGTCCAAGCTCCCCGGAGTTGGGGCCAAGTCGGCCCAGCGCCTGGCATTTCACATTATCAACATGCCGAAGGAGCAGGTGGAGGAGCTGGCGGGAGCCATGACAGGCGCCAGGAATAACGTGCGCTATTGTAAGGAATGCTTCACCTTGACGGACAAGGAATTGTGCCCTATCTGCAGCAGTGACAGGCGGAATCATAAGACCATTATGGTGGTGGAGAATACCAGGGATTTGGCTGCTTATGAGAAAACTGGCAAATACGATGGGGTTTATCATGTGCTGCATGGCGCCATTTCTCCTATGCTGGGGATTGGCCCGGGGGATATAAAGCTGAAGGAATTGATGCAGAGGCTCCAGTCGGATGTAGAGGAAGTCATCATTGCGACCAATTCCAGCCTGGAAGGCGAGACCACAGCTATGTACATAAGCAAGCTGATAAAGCCTACAGGGATTAAAGTGACCAGAATTGCCAGCGGAGTACCCGTTGGCGGAGATTTGGAATACATAGACGAAGTAACACTTCTTCGGGCATTGGAAGGCAGGACGGAACTTTAG
- a CDS encoding CvpA family protein codes for MDMILEHWLSAGAGVFLIGMVLYGHYRGALKQCVSLGALILTIVLVKIATPYMTDFIKDNPSIRQSAAEAILDAAGWEEPSAENTELPAAQRIAIENLNLPQSVKETLLENNNSEFYHMLGVDQFAEYVSTYLADILINAVSSIILFAVVYILIHLVVRWLDLIARLPILYGLNHIAGAVLGLIQGLLFLWIGCFLVGIFSATPLGMTLEEQINASTWLRFLYQYNLINIVLGGIIRGIL; via the coding sequence ATGGACATGATATTAGAACATTGGCTGTCTGCCGGTGCAGGAGTTTTTCTCATTGGTATGGTGCTGTATGGACATTACAGGGGAGCGCTGAAGCAGTGCGTATCCCTGGGAGCGCTGATACTTACCATTGTGTTGGTGAAGATTGCCACTCCGTATATGACGGATTTTATCAAGGATAATCCGTCCATACGCCAGAGCGCGGCAGAGGCCATACTGGATGCAGCTGGCTGGGAGGAACCATCCGCGGAAAACACGGAGCTTCCGGCAGCGCAGCGCATTGCCATTGAGAACCTGAATCTTCCCCAATCCGTTAAGGAAACACTGCTTGAAAACAATAACAGCGAGTTTTATCATATGCTGGGAGTGGACCAGTTTGCTGAATATGTCAGCACATATTTGGCCGACATTCTCATCAATGCAGTTAGTTCCATCATCCTGTTTGCAGTGGTCTATATTCTGATTCATCTGGTGGTGCGGTGGCTGGATCTTATAGCGCGGCTGCCTATATTGTATGGATTGAATCATATAGCAGGTGCAGTACTGGGATTAATCCAGGGACTTCTGTTTCTCTGGATTGGCTGTTTTTTGGTGGGAATTTTTTCCGCCACACCTTTGGGAATGACATTGGAGGAACAGATCAACGCAAGTACCTGGCTGCGGTTTTTATATCAGTACAATCTGATTAACATTGTACTGGGCGGTATTATCCGGGGTATTCTATAG
- a CDS encoding tetratricopeptide repeat protein: MDKYEFNIKVEQIKKMVSRGDYETAMKIADTIDWRRVRNVNILSMVATIYEKNEEYQEAKDILLLAFERAPIGKRLLFKLAELAIKEGSFQEAEDYYREFCDLAPDDPRQYILRYLILGAKGAPAEQLIHTLEQYCNIELDEKWIYELAELYAEAGMGELCIMTCDKIMLMFGLGKYVEKAMELKIQFAPLTKYQMDLVENRDKYEARLKAVEQEYRAGKRPADYEPVPEKKTEVSPQSYMARQEAAFAAEPEAEYPEDGYSESGYAEGGYQEDGYAEDGYAEDGYPNDGYAEDGYPESGYAEDGYTEERYTERGYRNDRYAQNEYQNDRYTEAGYPEDDYSERDYQKSGYQAEAYQEDSYTDEDGSEEVYARQGRYGNEYPDQNVQEDTQDGAEAGYPEEHHGIAVGAEEPYEDEGAHTRVTIESEDSDEGEEPLKEPQSQWMPDKPRILSDEAVRARMHEAEVQANLAKEMSRISDERHRPETTSAQTRVLTDIKDLGRESSVQESHHFMIEAEYSSSGLDQAIELLKKIHKETGAKNQAAKITGEKLNSKGVFAIADKLTGKDLIIEQAGAMEESTLQELNQLMARDETGMNVVLIDVAGNLARIHKVYPGLAKRFEYVGKMGPEEVAYVAPEGDDRPVRPVQLRKTEEAAAPRTALRRTEEPAAGKVQPVAEPAAIRSLPKPETEQKPAAERKAGTEQKPKPERRKMEESRPEPAAPREEHKEVSLKAAETPPVLPQPEEPDYDDQQEMDIDEFAQYACQYASDIDCSISGKSMLALYERIEIMEEDGVPLTKVNAEDLIEEAADKAENPSFIKRITGIFSSKYDRDGLLILKEEHFI; the protein is encoded by the coding sequence ATGGATAAATACGAGTTTAACATAAAAGTTGAGCAGATTAAGAAGATGGTAAGCCGCGGGGACTATGAAACGGCCATGAAGATAGCCGATACCATAGACTGGCGCAGAGTGAGGAATGTAAACATTCTGTCCATGGTGGCAACCATCTATGAGAAGAACGAAGAGTACCAGGAGGCCAAGGATATTCTGCTGCTGGCATTTGAGCGGGCGCCCATAGGAAAGCGCCTGCTGTTCAAGCTGGCGGAGCTGGCTATCAAGGAGGGCAGTTTCCAGGAGGCAGAGGATTACTACAGGGAGTTTTGTGATCTGGCGCCGGATGATCCCAGACAGTATATCCTGCGCTACCTGATTCTGGGAGCTAAGGGAGCGCCCGCGGAGCAGTTGATTCATACCCTGGAACAGTACTGCAACATTGAACTGGATGAAAAATGGATCTATGAGCTGGCAGAGCTGTATGCGGAGGCTGGTATGGGAGAACTCTGCATCATGACCTGCGATAAGATTATGCTTATGTTCGGCCTTGGGAAATATGTGGAGAAGGCCATGGAGCTTAAGATACAGTTTGCGCCTCTGACAAAGTACCAGATGGATCTGGTGGAAAACAGGGATAAGTATGAGGCCCGTCTCAAGGCAGTGGAGCAGGAGTACCGCGCCGGAAAAAGGCCTGCGGATTATGAACCCGTGCCCGAGAAGAAAACGGAAGTCTCTCCCCAGTCCTACATGGCCCGCCAGGAGGCTGCTTTTGCAGCGGAGCCCGAAGCGGAGTACCCGGAGGACGGATATTCGGAAAGTGGATACGCAGAAGGCGGGTATCAGGAGGACGGATACGCAGAAGACGGATACGCGGAAGACGGATACCCAAATGATGGGTATGCAGAGGACGGATATCCGGAAAGCGGGTATGCGGAAGACGGATATACGGAGGAGAGATACACAGAACGCGGGTATCGGAATGACCGGTATGCCCAGAATGAGTATCAGAATGACAGATATACAGAAGCAGGATACCCGGAGGACGATTATTCAGAGCGTGATTATCAGAAAAGCGGATATCAGGCAGAGGCATATCAGGAAGATTCCTATACGGATGAAGATGGTTCTGAGGAGGTATATGCACGGCAGGGCCGTTACGGAAATGAATATCCGGACCAGAATGTGCAGGAAGATACGCAGGACGGCGCCGAGGCCGGGTATCCGGAGGAACACCACGGGATTGCTGTTGGGGCAGAGGAACCATATGAGGATGAGGGCGCACACACCCGGGTTACCATAGAGTCTGAGGATTCGGATGAAGGAGAGGAACCGCTAAAGGAGCCACAGTCCCAGTGGATGCCGGATAAGCCCCGGATTCTGTCAGATGAAGCCGTGCGGGCGAGAATGCATGAGGCGGAGGTTCAGGCAAATCTGGCAAAGGAGATGTCCAGGATATCAGACGAACGTCACAGGCCGGAGACAACATCTGCCCAGACACGTGTATTGACCGATATAAAGGATTTGGGGAGAGAGTCATCTGTCCAGGAATCCCATCATTTCATGATAGAAGCCGAGTATTCCAGTTCAGGTCTGGACCAGGCCATTGAACTTCTTAAGAAGATTCATAAGGAGACAGGGGCTAAGAACCAGGCCGCCAAGATAACAGGGGAAAAGCTTAACAGCAAAGGTGTATTTGCCATTGCGGACAAGTTAACAGGCAAGGACCTGATTATTGAACAGGCGGGCGCCATGGAGGAATCCACCCTCCAGGAGCTGAACCAGCTGATGGCCAGGGATGAGACCGGTATGAATGTAGTCCTTATAGACGTGGCGGGTAACCTGGCCCGTATCCATAAGGTATATCCGGGATTGGCCAAACGGTTTGAATATGTAGGGAAGATGGGGCCGGAAGAGGTTGCTTATGTGGCGCCGGAAGGAGATGACCGCCCTGTACGTCCTGTGCAGCTTCGGAAGACGGAAGAGGCGGCTGCGCCCAGGACAGCTCTGAGACGGACAGAAGAACCGGCTGCGGGCAAGGTTCAGCCGGTAGCGGAACCAGCTGCCATCAGGAGCCTTCCAAAACCAGAGACAGAGCAGAAGCCGGCCGCAGAACGTAAAGCAGGAACAGAACAGAAACCAAAGCCGGAGCGCAGGAAAATGGAAGAGAGCCGCCCGGAGCCGGCTGCCCCCAGGGAAGAACATAAAGAAGTCTCCCTTAAGGCGGCGGAAACCCCGCCGGTTCTGCCTCAGCCGGAAGAACCGGATTATGATGACCAGCAGGAGATGGATATTGATGAATTTGCCCAGTATGCATGTCAATATGCCAGCGATATTGACTGCAGCATATCAGGAAAGAGCATGCTGGCCCTCTATGAGCGCATTGAAATTATGGAGGAAGACGGCGTACCCCTTACAAAGGTAAATGCTGAGGACCTGATAGAGGAAGCTGCTGATAAAGCGGAGAATCCATCCTTCATAAAGCGGATAACAGGAATATTCTCGTCCAAGTATGACAGGGACGGTCTTCTGATATTGAAAGAGGAGCATTTTATATGA
- a CDS encoding Cof-type HAD-IIB family hydrolase, giving the protein MMTIGLIALDLDGTLLDSQKNLSERNRRALERCARMGIQIVPTTGRAVDGITQEVRSLPGVNYAISTNGGTVADLVKGTSLKRCTLSNAKALEVMDIVKRYRAMYDPYIDGRGISQPEFIGHMEDFGLSPVIQKMVLSTRDVVPNILNYVTECKKDVEKVNVYLADVNDIVPLRKELSAVEGIVISSSLYNNLEINALGATKGIALMWLADYLGIAPEATMAFGDGENDLSMLEAAGVGIAMGNGLDIAKNAADQITLTNDEDGVADAIERLIFN; this is encoded by the coding sequence ATGATGACCATAGGTTTGATTGCACTGGATCTTGACGGCACCCTGCTGGACAGCCAGAAAAACCTGTCAGAGCGCAACCGCAGGGCACTGGAGCGCTGCGCCCGTATGGGCATACAGATTGTACCGACCACAGGCAGGGCAGTGGATGGTATCACGCAGGAAGTACGGTCTCTGCCGGGAGTCAACTATGCCATATCCACCAACGGCGGAACAGTAGCGGACCTTGTTAAGGGAACCAGTCTGAAGCGGTGTACACTATCCAATGCAAAGGCATTGGAAGTCATGGACATCGTTAAAAGGTACAGGGCGATGTATGATCCGTATATAGACGGAAGAGGGATTTCCCAGCCTGAGTTCATCGGACATATGGAAGACTTCGGCCTGAGTCCTGTGATTCAGAAGATGGTGCTCTCTACCAGGGATGTTGTTCCCAATATCCTGAATTACGTAACAGAATGTAAGAAGGATGTGGAGAAAGTCAACGTATATCTGGCTGATGTGAATGACATAGTTCCGCTGCGAAAAGAGCTATCAGCTGTAGAAGGCATTGTCATCAGTTCATCCCTGTATAATAATCTGGAAATCAATGCTCTGGGAGCCACAAAGGGTATTGCGCTTATGTGGCTGGCAGATTATCTTGGGATTGCCCCTGAGGCCACCATGGCATTTGGCGATGGGGAAAATGATCTCTCCATGCTGGAAGCAGCCGGAGTGGGCATTGCCATGGGAAATGGACTGGACATAGCTAAAAACGCCGCAGATCAGATTACGCTGACAAATGATGAGGATGGAGTTGCGGACGCCATAGAACGCCTGATATTCAACTAA